Proteins encoded within one genomic window of Cucumis sativus cultivar 9930 chromosome 3, Cucumber_9930_V3, whole genome shotgun sequence:
- the LOC101204909 gene encoding phosphatidylinositol N-acetylglucosaminyltransferase subunit P, with protein sequence MEDPCSVSSPRRILSVSKRRRARDEKGPGFGLSGEHGPKPSEVYGFVGSISTVVATVIYLIWAYLPHSSLHSIGIYYYPSRYWALAVPVFVMVSIALALMFYIGLNFLSTPPPTSFHIIFDEFSKEPSISACLEQDQPIEPISDIGINRINKLMFNNKK encoded by the exons ATGGAAGATCCGTGCTCCGTTAGTAGCCCTAGAAGAATATTGAGTGTATCAAAGAGACGAAGAGCTAGAGACGAGAAAGGTCCTGGGTTTGGATTATCGGGAGAACATGGCCCCAAACCTTCGGAAGTTTATGGCTTCGTCGGTTCAATCTCAACCGTCGTTGCTACAGTTATATACTTGATTTGGGCATATCTTCCTCACTCTTCCCTTCATTCCATTGGAATCTATTACTATCCTAGCAG GTACTGGGCTCTGGCGGTGCCAGTTTTTGTAATGGTTTCAATCGCATTGGCATTGATGTTCTACATTGGTCTCAACTTTTTGTCCACTCCACCCCCAACTTCCTTTCATATCATATttg ATGAATTCAGTAAAGAGCCATCTATCTCTGCTTGTTTGGAACAAGATCAGCCTATCGAACCGATATCCGATATTGGTATCAACAGAATCAACAAGCTTATGTTCAATAATAAGAAATGA
- the LOC101204423 gene encoding nucleolar GTP-binding protein 1 gives MNGACSTVFQLCQSPPFKLLIIRRFNVFNGMHVSRSSRIYPNQCFCRSIQTETYNVVRGSYIPKTETKDQNEAKKKDEPSKSLENMGAFQKLPMVMPSIDILHSALKTAKRVSPTKGIANIAKRERNRGAKQLDTLMKELAVRLRTYLEEFPKKEYLHPYECSLIELTLGDGKYEQVLRKVDTLRKKVVSTGKEYASLCAKSASKRDAEESLSVGMKKVEEAYIHQAKAVDDLLHIAKTLRAMPVVDLDKPTLCLVGAPNVGKSSLVRILSTGKPEICNYPFTTRGILMGHTVLNYQHFQVTDTPGLLRRSDDDRNNLEKLTLAVLSHLPTAVLFVHDLSGECGTSPSDQFAIYKEMKERYGSHLWLNVVSKCDLLKESPVTFSTENCDHDDIELQKYRRFGPDGALLVSVKNDIGLNELKERVHEMLVSQMTRIKEQKATEET, from the exons ATGAATGGCGCTTGCAGCACCGTCTTCCAGCTCTGCCAGAGCCCTCCCTTTAAACTTCTCATCATCCGACGCTTCAATGTTTTCAACG GTATGCACGTGAGTAGGAGTTCTAGGATTTATCCAAATCAATGCTTCTGTAGGTCGATTCAAACTGAAACATATAACGTTGTCCGTGGTAGTTACATACCGAAAACTGAAACAAAGGATCAAAATGAAGCGAAG AAAAAGGACGAACCATCAAAGAGTCTTGAGAACATGGGTGCATTTCAAAAGCTGCCCATGGTGATGCCATCTATTGATATTTTGCATTCTGCACTAAAGACGGCGAAGAGGGTTAGCCCTACAAAGG gAATAGCTAATATTGCGAAGAGGGAGAGAAATAGGGGTGCTAAGCAACTTGATACACTGATGAAA GAATTGGCAGTTCGCTTGCGAACATACCTGGAAGAATTTCCAAAGAAAGAATATCTTCACCCTTATGAATGTTCTCTCATTGAGTTGACACTTGGAGATGGAAAGTATGAACAG GTCTTGAGAAAGGTTGATACTTTAAGGAAGAAAGTGGTATCTACAGGGAAGGAGTATGCTTCTCTCTGTGCAaag TCCGCATCAAAGCGGGATGCTGAGGAAAGTCTTAGTGTG GGTATGAAGAAAGTGGAAGAAGCCTATATTCATCAAGCAAAAGCTGTTGATGATCTGTTGCATATTGCAAag ACTTTACGGGCAATGCCAGTTGTGGACTTGGATAAACCAACCCTTTGTCTTGTGGGAGCCCCTAATGTTGGGAAGTCGTCCTTGGTTCGGATCCTCTCTACTGGGAAGCCTGAG ATCTGTAACTACCCATTCACTACACGAGGAATACTGATGGGTCATACAGTCCTAAACTACCAGCATTTTCAG GTAACGGATACCCCTGGACTTCTGAGAAGATCTGATG ATGATAGAAACAATTTGGAGAAGTTAACTCTTGCTGTGCTATCACATCTTCCAACGGCAGTGCTATTTGTACATGATCTGTCTGGCGAATGTGGCACTTCACCTTCCGATCAG TTTGCCATCTACAAAGAAATGAAGGAAAGATATGGCAGCCATCTATGGCTCAATGTTGTCTCTAAATGTGATCTTCTGAAAGAGTCTCCTGTAACCTTCAGCACGGAAAACTGTGATCACGACGATATTGAACTACAAAAGTACCGGCGATTTGGACCCGATGGAGCCTTACTGGTTTCGGTTAAGAATGATATAGGACTTAACGAG TTGAAAGAAAGAGTACATGAAATGCTGGTTTCCCAGATGACTCGAATCAAAGAACAAAAGGCGACCGAAGAAACATGA
- the LOC101203934 gene encoding dynamin-related protein 1E → MTTMESLIGLVNRIQRACTMLGDYGGGDNTFSSLWEALPSVAVVGGQSSGKSSVLESIVGRDFLPRGSGIVTRRPLVLQLHKTEQGSQEYAEFLHLPKRRFTDFAAVRKEIQDETDRVTGKTKQISPVPIHLSIYSPNVVNLTLIDLPGLTKVAVEGQPESIVEDIEAMVRTYVEKPNCIILAISPANQDIATSDAIKLAREVDASGERTFGVLTKLDLMDKGTNALDVLEGRSYRLQHPWVGIVNRSQADINKNVDMIIARRKEREYFATSPDYGHLANKMGSEYLAKLLSKHLESVIRARIPSITSLINKSIDELESEMDHLGRPIAVDAGAQLYTILELCRAFDRIFKEHLEGGRPGGDRIYGVFDHQLPAALRKLPFDRHLSMQNVRKIVSEADGYQPHLIAPEQGYRRLIEGSLNYFRGPAEASVDAVHFVLKELVRKSIGETQELKRFPTLQAEIAAASNEALERFREESKKTVIRLVDMESSYLTVDFFRRLPQEIEKAGGPAATAAAAASSGGDRYSEGHFRRIGSNVSSYIGMVSDTLRNTIPKAVVYCQVKEAKQSLLNYFYTLLGKKEAKQLSQLLDEDPALMERRQQCSKRLELYKAARDEIDSVSWAR, encoded by the exons ATGACGACCATGGAGAGCTTGATTGGGCTGGTGAATCGGATTCAGAGAGCTTGTACTATGCTTGGTGACTATGGTGGTGGTGATAAcaccttttcttctctctggGAAGCTCTTCCCTCTGTTGCTGTTGTCGGTGGCCAG AGTTCTGGAAAATCTTCAGTTCTTGAAAGTATAGTTGGTCGCGATTTCCTTCCGAGAGGTTCAG GGATAGTGACTCGACGGCCGTTAGTGTTGCAGCTTCACAAGACAGAGCAGGGGTCGCAAGAGTATGCTgagtttcttcatcttcctaaGAGGCGATTTACGGACTTCG CTGCCGTCCGCAAAGAAATTCAAGACGAAACTGACAGAGTAACTGGGAAGACAAAACAGATATCCCCAGTTCCCATTCATCTTAGCATTTACTCTCCAAATG tTGTCAACCTGACTCTTATTGATTTACCTGGATTAACAAAAGTTGCAGTAG aggGACAGCCTGAAAGTATCGTTGAAGACATCGAGGCCATGGTTCGAACTTACGTTGAGAAG CCTAATTGCATTATTCTTGCAATATCTCCTGCCAATCAAGACATAGCAACTTCGGATGCTATTAAACTTGCAAGGGAAGTGGACGCATCTG GGGAAAGGACTTTTGGGGTGTTGACGAAGCTTGACTTGATGGACAAAGGAACTAATGCTTTGGAT gTTTTGGAAGGAAGATCATATCGACTACAACACCCATGGGTTGGCATAGTGAACCGATCTCAAGCtgacataaacaaaaatgtagaTATGATTATTGCTAGACGTAAAGAGCGTGAGTACTTTGCAACTAGTCCTGACTATGGACACTTAGCAAATAAAATGGGATCAGAGTATCTTGCTAAGCTCTTATCAAAG CATTTGGAGTCTGTGATTAGAGCTCGTATACCCAGTATCACCTCTTTGATTAACAAAAGCATCGATGAACTTGAATCTGAGATGGATCATCTTGGCAGACCTATTGCTGTTGATGCTGGA GCTCAATTGTATACTATTTTGGAACTTTGTCGTGCTTTCGATCGAATTTTCAAGGAGCATTTGGAAGGAGG GCGACCTGGAGGTGATCGTATATACGGGGTTTTCGACCATCAGCTTCCTGCTGCTTTGAGAAAGCTTCCTTTCGATCGCCATCTTTCCATGCAGAATGTGAGGAAAATTGTTTCAGAGGCAGATGGCTATCAACCTCACTTGATCGCCCCAGAGCAAGGTTATCGACGTCTTATTGAGGGGTCCCTAAATTATTTCAGGGGACCAGCTGAAGCTTCTGTAGATGCT gttcactttgttttaaaagaactGGTGAGGAAGTCTATTGGAGAAACACAG GAATTAAAGCGCTTCCCAACCTTACAAGCTGAGATTGCTGCTGCTTCAAATGAGGCCTTGGAAAGATTTCGTGAGGAGAGTAAGAAGACAGTGATTCGACTTGTTGACATGGAATCTTCCTACTTGACCGTGGATTTCTTTAGAAGACTTCCTCAAGAGATTGAGAAAGCCGGAGGCCCAGCAGCAACAGCAGCAGCAGCTGCCTCCTCGGGAGGAGATCGATACTCAGAGGGTCATTTTCGAAGAATAGGATCAAACGTTTCCTCATATATAGGAATGGTATCGGACACTTTGAGGAATACTATCCCAAAAGCAGTGGTTTATTGCCAAGTCAAGGAAGCCAAGCAATCGttacttaattatttctaCACACTCTTAGGGAAGAAAGAG GCCAAACAGCTTTCTCAATTACTGGATGAAGACCCTGCCCTAATGGAGAGAAGACAGCAATGTTCAAAGAGGCTTGAGCTCTACAAGGCAGCCAGGGACGAGATCGATTCGGTGTCGTGGGCACGTTGA